One Dietzia sp. JS16-p6b genomic window carries:
- a CDS encoding thiolase family protein yields MSVWVTGVGTSHFGKQPSVSPTQLAWQAIGEALEDALIDLGRQQQFDAVYVGSVFGEPGVAMRALQGYAITGVPIVTVENACASGTSALHEAAAAVNAGRYRRVLVLGIEHMSTLFTGPIVPQQTDTEGRTGLAMPSMYAMEASRWLHEGRVTTEQLAAVSVKNHRHALHNPRAQYRGDYTVSDVLDSPMISDPLTLLQCSPISDGAAAVVLVSEKCHTRDVELVSSAQLAGGPWDHRSDDVWGYRLIHDTARATYEAAGIDPGDVDVAEVHDAFTIGELTTTEALGLVAEGQAGRMAADGGTAIGGSLPINPSGGLLSRGHPLGATGVAQVAEIVRQLRGEAEGRQVKDARVGLVETMGGGVSGVDGNACVVAIFRAATS; encoded by the coding sequence ATGAGCGTCTGGGTGACCGGAGTGGGAACGTCACACTTCGGTAAACAACCGTCCGTCTCCCCAACGCAGTTGGCGTGGCAGGCCATCGGAGAGGCTCTCGAGGACGCGTTGATCGACCTCGGGCGCCAGCAGCAGTTCGACGCGGTGTACGTGGGAAGCGTCTTCGGCGAGCCGGGCGTGGCGATGCGGGCGTTGCAGGGCTACGCCATCACCGGGGTCCCGATAGTCACGGTCGAGAACGCGTGCGCCAGCGGGACGTCTGCGCTTCATGAGGCCGCCGCCGCCGTGAACGCCGGACGGTACCGCCGGGTACTCGTTCTGGGGATCGAACACATGAGCACCCTGTTCACGGGGCCGATCGTGCCCCAGCAGACCGACACCGAAGGTCGCACCGGACTCGCGATGCCGAGCATGTACGCGATGGAGGCGAGTAGGTGGCTCCACGAGGGGCGGGTGACGACCGAGCAGTTGGCGGCCGTATCGGTGAAGAACCATCGCCACGCTCTCCACAACCCCCGCGCTCAGTATCGGGGGGACTACACGGTGTCCGACGTCCTCGATTCGCCGATGATCTCCGATCCGCTGACGTTGCTGCAATGCAGCCCGATCTCCGACGGGGCCGCCGCTGTGGTGCTGGTCAGCGAGAAATGCCACACACGTGACGTCGAGCTCGTGTCCTCAGCGCAGCTGGCAGGTGGTCCGTGGGACCACCGCAGCGACGACGTCTGGGGGTACCGCCTGATCCACGACACCGCACGCGCCACCTATGAGGCCGCTGGGATCGACCCGGGCGATGTCGACGTGGCAGAGGTCCACGACGCCTTCACGATCGGGGAACTCACCACTACCGAGGCACTCGGACTCGTCGCCGAGGGGCAGGCGGGACGAATGGCTGCCGACGGCGGGACCGCGATCGGAGGCTCCCTTCCGATCAACCCGTCCGGCGGTCTGCTGTCCCGCGGACACCCTCTCGGAGCCACAGGCGTCGCCCAGGTTGCCGAGATCGTTCGGCAACTCCGCGGAGAAGCCGAGGGGCGCCAGGTGAAGGACGCACGGGTGGGACTGGTCGAAACCATGGGCGGAGGCGTGTCCGGAGTGGACGGCAACGCCTGCGTCGTCGCGATCTTCCGCGCCGCCACTTCTTAA
- a CDS encoding Zn-ribbon domain-containing OB-fold protein, translating into MSDPRPLIEGTDPPRLIGVRCEACDHVMPTHRPACSACGGAVVEARFGPEGTVWSSTVVRIKVGERTPPYTLAYVDLRSGPRVLAHVGGEESAPAVGSRVRLTEPVDGDVVVEVIR; encoded by the coding sequence ATGTCAGACCCGAGACCCCTCATCGAGGGCACGGATCCACCTCGTCTCATCGGGGTCAGGTGCGAGGCCTGCGACCACGTGATGCCCACGCACAGGCCAGCGTGCTCGGCTTGCGGTGGAGCCGTTGTCGAGGCGAGGTTCGGGCCGGAAGGAACCGTGTGGTCGTCGACGGTCGTGCGGATCAAGGTGGGGGAGCGCACGCCGCCGTACACGCTCGCGTACGTCGACCTGCGATCCGGTCCACGAGTGCTCGCGCACGTTGGCGGCGAAGAGAGTGCACCCGCAGTCGGAAGCCGGGTCCGATTGACCGAGCCGGTCGACGGCGACGTTGTAGTGGAGGTCATCAGATGA